One Ilumatobacter coccineus YM16-304 genomic window, GTGACGTGATGACGCGCGTGACGTAACGTCCGGCCATGAGCGTGCAGCTGGCCAAGCAGGGTGTCGACCTCGGAATCGTGATCACCGACAGCGAGCGATCGCTCCGGTTCTACTGCGAGCTCCTCGGCTTGGAACACGTCGGCGACATCCCGATGCCGTTGGGCAGCGGTGGCACCATGCACCGCATCCAGTGCGGCGACTCGCTGCTGAAGCTCGTCAACCTCAACGACACGCCGCCCGCGGCGCCTGGAGGCGGCATCCCGGGGGCGCTCGGCTACCGCTATCTCACGCTGGTCATCTCGAACCTCGACGAGATGGCGGCAGCGTGTGACGACGCCGGGGTGCCGATCGCCGTACCGGTGTCGCAGATCCGCGAGGGCGTTCGCATTCTCATGGTGGAGGACCCCGACGGCAACTGGGTCGAGTTCGTCGAGAACAGCTGAGCGCTCGGCCGAACTCGCCGGTCAGCTGGTGGAAGCCGGACCGGTCGACGGACGTCGGCTCACGAGGCGGCGAGGTCCAATGACAATTTGCGCAGCAGCGTGACCAGCGCAGCCTGATCGTCGGCGTCGAGCGAGCTGAGGATCTCGAGCTCGTTCGCGGCGTGGTCGGCGAGTGCGTCGTCGACCTTCCGCAGCCCCTTCTTGGTCAAGGTCACCACGACCTGTCGACCGTCGTGTTCGCTCTTGGAGCGCTTCACGAGCCCTCGCGCCTCCAGTCGGTCGAGCCGGTTCGTCATGGCCCCGGACGTGATCATCATCGAGTCGAGCAATTGTCCGGGCGTGAGCTGATGCGGCGCCCCGTTTCGAAGCAGCGTGGCGAGGACGTCGAACTCCCACGATTCGAGGACGTGCTCCGCGAACACCTTGTCGAGCTTCGGTCGGATCACTCGTTCGAGCCGCCCGAGCCGGCCGATGATCTCCATGCCCGACACGTCGATGTCGGGTCGTTCACGGTGCCACTGGGCGACGATCCGGTCGACCACGTCGAGCTCGGGGCTGGAGCTGGGTTCCGGGCTCGAATCGCTCTCGACCTTGCGTTGTTTCGACATGTCGCAATTATCTCTTGACATCGAGAGATAATCAAGCGCAAGATATCTTCATGTCAAGAGATATCTGGCGAACCGCACTCACCCCGCTGGTCTGGGGAACCACCTACATCGTTGCGTCCGAACTCCTTCCCGACGGCCGGCCGATGCTCGCCGCCCTCGTTCGTGCACTTCCCGTCGGCCTCGTGTTCATCGCGTGGTCGCGGCGGCTCCCGAGCGGCATCTGGTGGTGGCGCTCGGCGGTGCTCGGCACGCTCAACATCGGTGCCTTCTTCGCGCTGCTCTTCGTGGCAGCGTTCCGCCTGCCCGGCGGGGTCGCGGCGACGGCGGGAGCGATCGGACCCCTCGTCGGAGCCGGGCTCGCCGCACTGGTCCTCGGTGAGAAGTTCACCCTGCGCACAGGCCTCTCGGGTGTGGCCGGCGTGCTCGGCGTGGCGCTGCTGGTGCTCGGACCCGATGCCGGACTCGACGCCGTCGGCGTCGTGGCGGCGCTCTCGGGCACGCTCTGCATGGCCACGGGTGTCGTCCTCACCAAGTACTGGGAGCGTCCGGTCGACCTGATCACCTTCACCGGTTGGCAGCTCACCGCGGGCGGGTTGCTGTTGTTGCCGATCACCCTCGTCACCGAAGGCATGCCCACCTCGATCTCCGTCACCAACGTCGGTGGGTTCGTGTGGCTGGCGATCTTCGGCACCGGCTTGGCGTACGCCAACTGGTTCAGCGGGGTGCAGCGCCTGCCGGTCTCGATCGTCGGTTTCCTCACGCTGCTCAGCCCCGTGATGGCGACGTTCGCCGGCTGGGTCGTGCTCGACCAGAGCCTGACCCTGATCCAGATCGCCGGTGCACTGCTCGTGGTGGCAGCCGTGATCGCGCCTCAGTTCGGTGGACGATCCACACCCACCCCGGGCGCGACCCCGGTGTCGGCCACCGGCGTGTTGCGTCCGGTCGGCGCCTCTCGCACCTGACCGCAACCCTGGCCGCGACGCTGACCGGGACCCTGAGCGACATGCCGCGAGATGTCGCGAGCTGTCGGGTCGGGACAGGTGCGCGGCTCGAACCTTCCGGCAGCGCTGGATCTTGTGGTCGTGATGGCTGCCGCCGCCGGAGCCGGTCGTCTGCGTTCCTGGCCGTGTCCCGTGTCCCGTGTCCCGTGGTCCTCGGCCCCTTCGTTCTCTGTCGAGGGGGCAGCGGTTCTGGAACTCGGTGCTGTGTCGTGGTGGGGTCCCGCGAGAGACGGCGGGAGCTAGCGGGAGACGCCGGGCTCAGGGGGTGAGCTGGAGCAGGATTCGGTCGACGAGTCGGTCGTAGTCGACGTCGACGAGTGCGGCTGGAGCGATCAGCGAACGAACGATGAAGGGTCCGTCGACGATCTCGAACATGTCGAGCACGGTGATGTCGGGCCGAATCTCGCCGCGGTCGATCCATCGTCGGCGAAGCGCGACGAGCGGGCTGCTCCGGTCGCCTGCCACGCGCTGACTCACCGCGCGTAGCGCCGGGTTGCGGGCCATCGCGGCGAACAGTTCCTGGTGCGCCGCGTTCGCTCGCGGGTCGGCGAAGTTCGGCAGGGCGAGGCGGAGGAACTCGACGAGGTCGCCTCGCAGCGACCCGGTGTCGGGTGCCTCCGGGTAGACGACGGTGGCGTCGACGGCCCGGATCAACAACTCGTCGCGGTCGGGAAAGTGCCGGTAGATCGTGGTCTTCGCCACGCCAGAACGCCGGGCGACCTCATCGATGCTGAAACCTCGGATGCCGAGATCGAGCACGACCTCGGTGGCCGTGGCGATCGCCTTGGCTCGTGCTACCTGGCTGCGTGGCCGTCCCATTGGATCCTCACCCTAGAAGTCCGTCGCGAAATTTCTCGACGTGCTGTGTTCGTTTCGATACGCTACGGTAGCGTATCGAAACAGTCGACCACGAATCGGTGGACGACCGACAGACAGACGACCGACAGACAGACGACCGGCAGATGATCGACGAATACGCACGGCACACGTCGCCGTGCATGGGAGCAGAAGGAGCAAGTAATGTCGAAGTGGTTGTACCGAGTGGGCCGTTGGGCCGCCGGGAATCCGTGGAAGGTGATCGGGGCCTGGCTCCTCGTCTCGGTGGTGATGATCGGCGCGTCGGTCGGCTTCGGCCGCGAGCTCGAGGACTCGTTCGAAGCCCCGGGCCTCGACTCGACCGCCGCACTCGACCTGCTCACGCAGACGCAGTCCGAGGCCGCGGGTCTCACCGCCCAGGTGGTCGTGACGCCACTCGACGCCGACGCCACGTTCTTCGATGATGCGACCCGGCCGGTCGCCGACCTTGCCGCTGTGCAGGCCCAAGTGGAGGCGCTGCCGAACGTGCTCGGCACCAACGATCCGGCCGGGCTGCTGCAACAGGACACCGACGCTGCGGTCGCAGCCGGAGCGGTGTCGCCCGACGGTTCCGTCGCGGTGATCCGCGTCCAGTACCCCGTCTTGGAGGAGGTGAGCTCGGCCGACCTCGACCGGCTCAAGGAGTTGGGCGACACGGCGCGGGCCACCTCGTCGCTCCAGGTCGAGTTGAACGGCGACCTCTTCTTCACCTTCGAGGAATCGGGCGGTGGCGGCGAGATGGTCGGCATCATCGCGGCCGTCTTCATCCTGCTGCTCGCCTTCGGGTCGGTGATCGCCATGGGCCTGCCGATCGGCATGGCACTCTTCGGCCTGGCGCTCGGCGTCACGTCGATGGGGCTCGTCACCTACCTCATCGAGATCCCGAGCTGGGCGCCCGAGATCGCCGCGATGGTCGGCCTCGGCGTCGGCATCGACTACGCCCTGTTCCTCGTCACCCGGCACCGGGAGTTCCTCGCGCTCGGCATGACCGTGCCGGAATCGGCCGGCCGCGCGGTCGCGACCGCAGGTCAGGCCGTGATCTTCGCCGGCGGCACCGTCGTGATCGCGATCCTCGGGTTGGGCGTGGCCGGGGTGCCGTTCATGACGGCCGCGGGTGTGGCCACCTCGATCACCGTGCTGATCATGGTGCTCACGTCCATCACGCTCCTGCCGGCGTTCCTCGGCGTGTCGGGGCACTGGATCAATCGCCTCGGTGTCCATCGGAAGCGGCGCGGTCGCGATGGTCTCGGTACGGCCGGGGCGCCTGCCATCGGCGCACGGTGGGAACGCTGGGGGCGGCACGTCACCGCGCATGCCTGGAGCTACTCGATCGGCGTCACGGCGCTCCTGCTCGCACTCACCGCTCCGGTCCTGAGTCTGCAGCTCGGCTTCCCCGGTGAGGGCGCACTTCCGGAGTCGCGGACCGAACGGCGCGCGTTCGATCTCGTCGCCGAGGGCTTCGGCGCGGGTCTCAACGGGCCGCTCGTGATCGCCGTCGACATCTCGGCCGACGCCGAGGTGGTCGAACCGCTTCGCCGTGCCATCGAGGCCGACGAGGGAGTCGTCAGCGTCACTCCCGCCGACATCGACCTCGAGGCCGGGGTCGCCACCATGCTCGCCTTCCCGACGACGCCGCCTCAGGACGACGTCACGTTCGACACCATCCAGCGGTTGCGAGCCGATGTGATCGCTCCCGTGGTCAGCGAGAGTCCCGCAACCGCACACGTCGGCGGACAGACGGCGAGCTTCGGTGACATCGGTGGTCGCGTCACCGACCGACTCCTCCTCTTCATCGTCGCGGTGGTGGGGCTTTCGTTCCTCCTGCTGACCCTGGTCTTCCGATCGATCCTGGTGCCGCTCAAGGCCGCCGTGCTCAACCTGTTGAGCATCGGTGCGGCGTACGGCGTGCTGGTGATGGTGTTCCAGTGGGGGTGGGGCAAAGACATCATCGGGCTCGAATCGACGGTGCCGATCGTGGCGTTCATCCCGATGTTCATGTTCGCCATCCTCTTCGGCCTCTCGATGGACTACGAGGTGTTCCTCCTGTCGCGGGTTCGGGAGGAGTACCTGCTCACCGGCGACAACGACCGATCGGTCATCCACGGCATCGCCAGTACGGCGCGAGTGATCACGTCGGCTGCGCTCATCATGATCTCGGTGTTTCTCGGCTTCGTGTTCGGCGACGACCCGATCATCAAGATGATGGGCCTCGGCCTCGCCACGGCGATCTTCGTCGATGCGACGATCGTGCGCCTGGTGCTCGTTCCGGCGACGATGAAGCTGATGGGCGACGCCAACTGGTGGCTGCCCGGCTGGCTCGATCGACTCCTGCCGACCATCGACATCGAAGGCGAGGCCCGCCTGCCCGAACCCAAAATGGAGCACACCGCGACGGAGAACACCGCGACGGTGAACACCGCGACGGAGAACACCGCGACGGAGAAGCCCGCCACGCAGAACACCGCGATGGTGAGCGCGGAGCTGGAGAACATCGAGCTGGAGAACACCGGCACGGAGAACCCTGCGACGGGGAAGCCCGCGATGATCGCTCGGAACAGCGAGGGGGAGCGCGGCGAGAGGGAGCGCGGCGCCGCCGCTGTCAGCGCGGGCGGGTCCCTGAGTGCCGGCCCGGAGGTGTTGTCGTCGTGAAAGCGCTGATGCACGACCGCTACGGCGACGCCGATCTGCTCGAGATTCGTGACGTGTCCGAACCGAGTCGCGACGCGGCCGAAGGTGAGGTCGTGCTCCGTACCGAGGCCGTGTCGATCAACATGGCCGACTGGCACATGATGACGGGAATACCCCGAATCATGCGACTGGTGGTGGGCCTGCGGCGACCGCCGCGTCCGATTCCGGGCACCG contains:
- a CDS encoding TetR/AcrR family transcriptional regulator, with the protein product MGRPRSQVARAKAIATATEVVLDLGIRGFSIDEVARRSGVAKTTIYRHFPDRDELLIRAVDATVVYPEAPDTGSLRGDLVEFLRLALPNFADPRANAAHQELFAAMARNPALRAVSQRVAGDRSSPLVALRRRWIDRGEIRPDITVLDMFEIVDGPFIVRSLIAPAALVDVDYDRLVDRILLQLTP
- a CDS encoding VOC family protein, giving the protein MSVQLAKQGVDLGIVITDSERSLRFYCELLGLEHVGDIPMPLGSGGTMHRIQCGDSLLKLVNLNDTPPAAPGGGIPGALGYRYLTLVISNLDEMAAACDDAGVPIAVPVSQIREGVRILMVEDPDGNWVEFVENS
- a CDS encoding MarR family winged helix-turn-helix transcriptional regulator, translating into MSKQRKVESDSSPEPSSSPELDVVDRIVAQWHRERPDIDVSGMEIIGRLGRLERVIRPKLDKVFAEHVLESWEFDVLATLLRNGAPHQLTPGQLLDSMMITSGAMTNRLDRLEARGLVKRSKSEHDGRQVVVTLTKKGLRKVDDALADHAANELEILSSLDADDQAALVTLLRKLSLDLAAS
- a CDS encoding EamA family transporter; the encoded protein is MSRDIWRTALTPLVWGTTYIVASELLPDGRPMLAALVRALPVGLVFIAWSRRLPSGIWWWRSAVLGTLNIGAFFALLFVAAFRLPGGVAATAGAIGPLVGAGLAALVLGEKFTLRTGLSGVAGVLGVALLVLGPDAGLDAVGVVAALSGTLCMATGVVLTKYWERPVDLITFTGWQLTAGGLLLLPITLVTEGMPTSISVTNVGGFVWLAIFGTGLAYANWFSGVQRLPVSIVGFLTLLSPVMATFAGWVVLDQSLTLIQIAGALLVVAAVIAPQFGGRSTPTPGATPVSATGVLRPVGASRT
- a CDS encoding MMPL family transporter, translated to MSKWLYRVGRWAAGNPWKVIGAWLLVSVVMIGASVGFGRELEDSFEAPGLDSTAALDLLTQTQSEAAGLTAQVVVTPLDADATFFDDATRPVADLAAVQAQVEALPNVLGTNDPAGLLQQDTDAAVAAGAVSPDGSVAVIRVQYPVLEEVSSADLDRLKELGDTARATSSLQVELNGDLFFTFEESGGGGEMVGIIAAVFILLLAFGSVIAMGLPIGMALFGLALGVTSMGLVTYLIEIPSWAPEIAAMVGLGVGIDYALFLVTRHREFLALGMTVPESAGRAVATAGQAVIFAGGTVVIAILGLGVAGVPFMTAAGVATSITVLIMVLTSITLLPAFLGVSGHWINRLGVHRKRRGRDGLGTAGAPAIGARWERWGRHVTAHAWSYSIGVTALLLALTAPVLSLQLGFPGEGALPESRTERRAFDLVAEGFGAGLNGPLVIAVDISADAEVVEPLRRAIEADEGVVSVTPADIDLEAGVATMLAFPTTPPQDDVTFDTIQRLRADVIAPVVSESPATAHVGGQTASFGDIGGRVTDRLLLFIVAVVGLSFLLLTLVFRSILVPLKAAVLNLLSIGAAYGVLVMVFQWGWGKDIIGLESTVPIVAFIPMFMFAILFGLSMDYEVFLLSRVREEYLLTGDNDRSVIHGIASTARVITSAALIMISVFLGFVFGDDPIIKMMGLGLATAIFVDATIVRLVLVPATMKLMGDANWWLPGWLDRLLPTIDIEGEARLPEPKMEHTATENTATVNTATENTATEKPATQNTAMVSAELENIELENTGTENPATGKPAMIARNSEGERGERERGAAAVSAGGSLSAGPEVLSS